In Maridesulfovibrio sp., a single genomic region encodes these proteins:
- a CDS encoding DUF721 domain-containing protein, translated as MAVKKKYTGPVKRVFHPRQRNVRSVGEALDSFVDVMDAKDRLMIPRLWKAWPELMGELAEFAKPLGHRKRTLILASDDPVAAQELSYFAPEILERINSFFGEEVFDKVLFELLNGRVPLDGYELKRTEFNDAKIRRPGDIGGLKDKFDPESAVGRCYLKYVRLFEKS; from the coding sequence ATGGCAGTGAAGAAAAAATATACCGGCCCGGTAAAAAGGGTCTTCCACCCCCGGCAGCGAAATGTACGCTCGGTAGGCGAAGCGCTTGACAGCTTTGTCGACGTAATGGACGCAAAAGACCGGCTGATGATTCCCAGACTGTGGAAGGCATGGCCGGAACTTATGGGCGAACTTGCTGAATTTGCCAAGCCGCTGGGACACCGTAAGAGGACATTGATCCTGGCTTCGGACGACCCTGTGGCCGCTCAGGAACTCTCATATTTCGCTCCGGAGATCCTGGAAAGAATAAATTCATTTTTTGGTGAAGAAGTCTTTGACAAGGTGCTGTTTGAACTGCTAAACGGCAGGGTTCCATTGGACGGGTACGAATTGAAGCGTACAGAGTTCAATGATGCCAAGATCAGAAGGCCCGGAGATATAGGCGGGCTGAAAGACAAATTTGATCCCGAATCGGCGGTCGGAAGATGTTATCTGAAATACGTCCGCCTTTTTGAAAAATCATAA
- a CDS encoding metalloregulator ArsR/SmtB family transcription factor, giving the protein MEMLKFSKALSDEIRIRLLAMLRETELNVGEVVQVLGMSQPRVSRHLKILHESGLLESRREGLWNFYRLARSGAGSRFAESIGWLLEDEPEIAEDSRRVARVLAERNMETRKFFDEIAEDWERLQRDVFGGFNLNEELVSIAGSCSVAVDLGCGNGALLEAMLAGCRSVIGVDSSPKMLELAESRIGANPRVSLRIGELTHLPLRDWEADFAVISMVLHHLPRPDKAVSEAARTLSSGGKLVIADFLVHSNERMRSEYGDRRLGFTEEELAGWINEAGMGAMDIRRFPVNEGLTVLVCISEKQ; this is encoded by the coding sequence ATGGAGATGCTTAAATTCAGCAAGGCGTTGTCGGATGAGATCAGGATCAGGCTCCTGGCAATGCTTAGAGAGACAGAGTTGAACGTTGGCGAAGTAGTCCAGGTTCTCGGCATGTCTCAGCCGCGGGTGTCCAGGCATCTCAAGATACTTCATGAAAGCGGTCTGCTTGAATCCCGGCGGGAAGGTCTCTGGAATTTTTATCGTCTGGCCCGGTCCGGTGCCGGAAGCCGTTTTGCAGAATCCATCGGGTGGCTTCTGGAGGATGAACCGGAAATCGCCGAAGACAGCAGACGGGTTGCCAGGGTTCTTGCCGAGCGGAATATGGAGACACGTAAATTTTTTGATGAAATAGCAGAAGACTGGGAAAGGTTGCAGCGCGATGTGTTCGGAGGCTTCAATCTGAACGAGGAACTGGTTTCCATTGCCGGATCGTGTTCCGTTGCGGTGGACCTTGGCTGCGGCAACGGAGCTCTGCTGGAAGCAATGCTTGCAGGGTGCCGGTCCGTCATCGGTGTGGACAGTTCGCCAAAAATGCTTGAACTGGCCGAGTCGCGCATAGGCGCAAACCCCAGAGTGAGTCTGCGCATCGGAGAACTGACTCACCTGCCGCTGCGTGACTGGGAGGCCGATTTCGCAGTCATTTCCATGGTCCTGCACCATCTTCCGCGTCCGGACAAGGCTGTGTCCGAGGCTGCGCGGACCCTGTCCAGCGGGGGAAAGCTGGTTATCGCAGATTTTCTGGTCCATTCTAATGAGCGGATGCGTTCCGAGTACGGTGACCGCCGGCTCGGTTTTACAGAGGAAGAACTAGCCGGCTGGATTAATGAAGCCGGAATGGGGGCGATGGATATCCGCCGCTTTCCAGTTAATGAAGGACTGACTGTCCTTGTATGCATTTCAGAAAAACAATGA